From Anomalospiza imberbis isolate Cuckoo-Finch-1a 21T00152 chromosome 6, ASM3175350v1, whole genome shotgun sequence, one genomic window encodes:
- the LOC137475329 gene encoding serpin A3-4-like isoform X2 has translation MKMLLFLCLLLVGIHSNIYCYEPYQQGVRNQNQRAQENQNMPLQSVRNSVCRFACCFYKDISSRENNGNVFFSPLSISTAFAMLTLGARSDTLTQILRVLCFNPRQISENDIHEGYRQLMQMVNRRNGGLQLNMGNVLFVLDQLKPQEKFLSNLRNFYEGEAYPMNFKKADQAQQKINEYVARRTNGKIKDLVNNLDPLTEILLISYIYFNAEWEKPFDPKYTKMSKFFADGNKVVEVPMMFGMGMFKHGYDEQLSSTVVQMDYKGDASAFFILPDRGRMRKLEKRLSCEHLSRWTTLVTKSSVNLYLPKFTLYGTYNLKDILYKMGIMDLFTDKADLSGITGQPQHRISQAIHKAVIKVDETGTEAAAATGMEIVPMSVPVTIRFNRPFLMVITLENTILFMGKIVNPLKKN, from the exons atGAAGATGTTGCTTTTCCTGTGTCTTTTACTTGTTGGAATCCATTCCAACATTTATTGCTATGAGCCTTATCAACAAGGGGTAAGAAACCAGAATCAAAGAGcacaagaaaatcaaaacatgCCATTGCAGAGTGTAAGGAACAGCGTTTGTCGATTTGCATGTTGTTTCTACAAAGATATTTCTTCTCGTGAAAACAACggaaatgttttcttctctcctttgaGCATCTCTACTGCCTTTGCAATGCTGACTCTGGGTGCCAGATCAGACACCCTGACACAGATTCTTAGGGTCCTTTGCTTTAACCCTCGTCAGATTTCTGAAAATGACATACATGAAGGTTATCGTCAACTCATGCAAATGGTAAACAGAAGGAATGGGGGGCTACAGTTGAATATGGGAAACGTTCTGTTTGTGCTTGATCAACTGAAGCCACAAGAAAAATTTTTAAGTAATCTCAGAAACTTCTATGAAGGAGAAGCTTATCCTATGAACTTCAAGAAGGCTGATCAAGCCCAGCAAAAGATCAATGAATATGTGGCAAGAAGAACGAATGGAAAAATCAAGGACCTTGTAAATAACCTAGATCCACTTACTGAAATTCTCCTTATTAGCTATATCTATTTTAATG CTGAATGGGAAAAACCTTTCGATCCAAAATACACTAAAATGAGCAAATTTTTTGCGGATGGGAACAAGGTTGTTGAAGTCCCGATGATGTTTGGAATGGGCATGTTCAAGCATGGCTATGATGAGCAGCTGTCTTCCACTGTGGTGCAAATGGATTACAAAGGAGATGCTTCAGCATTTTTTATTCTGCCTGATAGAGGAAGAATGAGGAAGCTGGAGAAAAGATTGTCTTGTGAACATTTGTCAAGGTGGACGACATTAGTCACAAAAAG CTCAGTAAATTTGTATCTTCCGAAATTCACACTTTATGGGACGTATAACCTAAAAGATATCTTATATAAAATGGGCATCATGGATCTATTCACGGATAAGGCTGACCTCTCTGGGATCactgggcagccccagcacagaaTTTCCCAG GCTATTCATAAGGCTGTGATAAAGGTGGATGAGACTGGCACCGAAGCCGCAGCTGCCACAGGCATGGAAATAGTGCCTATGTCCGTTCCAGTTACCATTAGATTCAACAGGCCCTTCCTAATGGTCATAACTCTGGAGAACACTATACTCTTCATGGGAAAAATTGTGAaccctctgaaaaaaaattaa
- the LOC137475329 gene encoding serpin A3-4-like isoform X1 encodes MDMQRQSKNHRNMKMLLFLCLLLVGIHSNIYCYEPYQQGVRNQNQRAQENQNMPLQSVRNSVCRFACCFYKDISSRENNGNVFFSPLSISTAFAMLTLGARSDTLTQILRVLCFNPRQISENDIHEGYRQLMQMVNRRNGGLQLNMGNVLFVLDQLKPQEKFLSNLRNFYEGEAYPMNFKKADQAQQKINEYVARRTNGKIKDLVNNLDPLTEILLISYIYFNAEWEKPFDPKYTKMSKFFADGNKVVEVPMMFGMGMFKHGYDEQLSSTVVQMDYKGDASAFFILPDRGRMRKLEKRLSCEHLSRWTTLVTKSSVNLYLPKFTLYGTYNLKDILYKMGIMDLFTDKADLSGITGQPQHRISQAIHKAVIKVDETGTEAAAATGMEIVPMSVPVTIRFNRPFLMVITLENTILFMGKIVNPLKKN; translated from the exons ATGGATATGCAGAGACAAAGCAAG aatcacagaaatatGAAGATGTTGCTTTTCCTGTGTCTTTTACTTGTTGGAATCCATTCCAACATTTATTGCTATGAGCCTTATCAACAAGGGGTAAGAAACCAGAATCAAAGAGcacaagaaaatcaaaacatgCCATTGCAGAGTGTAAGGAACAGCGTTTGTCGATTTGCATGTTGTTTCTACAAAGATATTTCTTCTCGTGAAAACAACggaaatgttttcttctctcctttgaGCATCTCTACTGCCTTTGCAATGCTGACTCTGGGTGCCAGATCAGACACCCTGACACAGATTCTTAGGGTCCTTTGCTTTAACCCTCGTCAGATTTCTGAAAATGACATACATGAAGGTTATCGTCAACTCATGCAAATGGTAAACAGAAGGAATGGGGGGCTACAGTTGAATATGGGAAACGTTCTGTTTGTGCTTGATCAACTGAAGCCACAAGAAAAATTTTTAAGTAATCTCAGAAACTTCTATGAAGGAGAAGCTTATCCTATGAACTTCAAGAAGGCTGATCAAGCCCAGCAAAAGATCAATGAATATGTGGCAAGAAGAACGAATGGAAAAATCAAGGACCTTGTAAATAACCTAGATCCACTTACTGAAATTCTCCTTATTAGCTATATCTATTTTAATG CTGAATGGGAAAAACCTTTCGATCCAAAATACACTAAAATGAGCAAATTTTTTGCGGATGGGAACAAGGTTGTTGAAGTCCCGATGATGTTTGGAATGGGCATGTTCAAGCATGGCTATGATGAGCAGCTGTCTTCCACTGTGGTGCAAATGGATTACAAAGGAGATGCTTCAGCATTTTTTATTCTGCCTGATAGAGGAAGAATGAGGAAGCTGGAGAAAAGATTGTCTTGTGAACATTTGTCAAGGTGGACGACATTAGTCACAAAAAG CTCAGTAAATTTGTATCTTCCGAAATTCACACTTTATGGGACGTATAACCTAAAAGATATCTTATATAAAATGGGCATCATGGATCTATTCACGGATAAGGCTGACCTCTCTGGGATCactgggcagccccagcacagaaTTTCCCAG GCTATTCATAAGGCTGTGATAAAGGTGGATGAGACTGGCACCGAAGCCGCAGCTGCCACAGGCATGGAAATAGTGCCTATGTCCGTTCCAGTTACCATTAGATTCAACAGGCCCTTCCTAATGGTCATAACTCTGGAGAACACTATACTCTTCATGGGAAAAATTGTGAaccctctgaaaaaaaattaa